The Marinitoga sp. 1197 genome has a segment encoding these proteins:
- the recT gene encoding recombination protein RecT, whose product MANTKQIKDKLKNGNNKAISPIQKNYVSIEDYLRKHSKELQQALPKHMDSERLARVALTTMRQNPKLLQCSLPSLVGAILQAAQLGLEPNVLGHAYFIPYYSSKTRSYEVQFQIGYKGLLELVRRTGEIETIQAHEVCENDEFEYEYGINLTLKHKPALKNRGEAYAYYAVAKYKTGEYDFLVMGKEDIEKIRKRSKSPNNGPWVTDYDAMAKKTVIKQLCKYLPLSIEIQKAITADETTKREIAEDIALEIPDETDWETPVLVEDIGTENNEATENNETELDNKKVLKVFEE is encoded by the coding sequence ATGGCAAATACAAAACAAATTAAAGATAAATTAAAAAATGGAAATAATAAAGCAATTTCCCCTATACAAAAAAATTATGTATCAATAGAAGATTATTTAAGAAAGCATTCAAAAGAACTTCAACAAGCTTTACCAAAACATATGGATTCAGAAAGATTAGCCCGAGTTGCTTTAACTACAATGAGACAAAATCCTAAGCTTTTACAATGTTCCTTACCTTCATTAGTTGGTGCTATTCTTCAGGCGGCACAATTAGGATTAGAGCCAAATGTTCTAGGACATGCTTATTTTATTCCTTATTATTCTTCAAAGACAAGATCATATGAAGTGCAATTTCAAATTGGATATAAAGGACTGCTTGAATTAGTAAGAAGAACAGGAGAAATTGAAACGATACAAGCACATGAGGTTTGCGAAAATGATGAGTTTGAATATGAGTATGGAATAAATTTAACTTTAAAACACAAGCCAGCATTGAAAAACAGAGGAGAAGCTTATGCATATTATGCTGTAGCAAAGTATAAGACAGGCGAATATGATTTTCTGGTTATGGGAAAGGAAGATATTGAAAAAATAAGAAAAAGAAGCAAATCTCCAAATAATGGACCATGGGTTACGGATTATGATGCGATGGCTAAAAAAACAGTAATTAAGCAATTATGTAAATATTTACCATTAAGTATCGAAATACAAAAAGCCATAACTGCTGATGAAACTACAAAAAGAGAAATAGCAGAAGATATAGCTTTAGAAATTCCAGATGAAACTGATTGGGAAACTCCAGTTCTTGTTGAAGATATTGGAACTGAAAATAACGAAGCAACTGAAAATAACGAAACTGAATTGGATAATAAAAAAGTATTAAAGGTTTTTGAAGAATAG
- a CDS encoding helix-turn-helix transcriptional regulator produces MFSENIKKLRESEGLTQKDLAKKIGVTYQTIGHWETGRRKPTFDKLIKLAKILEISVDELIK; encoded by the coding sequence ATGTTTTCTGAAAACATAAAAAAATTAAGGGAATCAGAAGGATTGACGCAAAAAGATTTAGCAAAAAAAATTGGAGTAACTTATCAAACTATTGGGCATTGGGAAACAGGAAGAAGAAAACCAACATTTGATAAACTGATTAAACTTGCAAAAATTTTAGAAATTTCTGTAGATGAGTTGATTAAATAA
- a CDS encoding replicative DNA helicase, with translation MRVEDLERWIIGHMFLDDSVDVSTINKKDFSNQNLGLIFEYLKNKLENNEPIDIFSASHDLKIKPESLDELIDSIPPIFNFENAVKKLKEESIKRQLKDLTKQINENLENNNIYEVLNYVEQKILGIDIITERPFKTFNESISTFWDELEQVRELTLQGKINGIPSGITDLDKFIGGFKPEQLVIIAGRPSMGKTTFALNIATNMAKNGNPSAFFSLEMGQKNLRDKIIASFTHIDYQKIENKFLNQKEQQIIQGVLKEHGNTPILLGDTTHLTIESVKSLARKLKREYKIKALFLDYLQLMAKTTELVKELGMITRQLKLLAVELKIPIFLLSQLSRQVEHRENKRPLMADLRDSGAIEQDADIILFLYRPAYYQRYKKGNYEEEPDKAEKMEVIVGKNRNGRTGIIELGFFGKYSHFFDLALVR, from the coding sequence ATGAGAGTTGAAGATTTAGAACGTTGGATAATAGGACATATGTTCCTTGATGATTCTGTTGATGTGTCTACCATAAACAAAAAAGACTTTTCAAATCAAAATTTAGGATTGATTTTCGAATATCTTAAAAATAAACTTGAAAACAATGAACCAATTGATATCTTTTCTGCATCTCATGATTTAAAAATAAAGCCTGAGAGTTTAGATGAACTTATAGATAGTATTCCACCTATATTTAATTTTGAAAATGCTGTAAAGAAACTTAAGGAAGAGAGTATAAAAAGGCAATTGAAAGATTTAACAAAGCAAATTAATGAAAATCTGGAAAATAATAATATTTATGAGGTTTTGAACTATGTTGAACAAAAAATATTGGGTATTGATATAATCACCGAAAGACCTTTTAAAACCTTTAATGAGAGTATTTCAACTTTTTGGGATGAATTGGAACAAGTAAGAGAATTGACATTGCAGGGAAAAATAAATGGTATTCCTTCAGGAATAACGGATCTAGATAAATTTATAGGCGGATTTAAACCGGAGCAATTAGTTATAATCGCAGGTCGTCCTTCTATGGGAAAAACTACATTTGCTCTTAATATTGCAACCAATATGGCAAAAAACGGAAATCCTTCTGCGTTCTTTTCTTTAGAGATGGGACAAAAGAATTTAAGAGATAAAATAATAGCTTCATTTACACACATAGATTATCAGAAAATTGAAAATAAATTTTTAAATCAAAAGGAACAACAAATAATCCAAGGAGTTTTAAAAGAACATGGAAATACGCCAATTCTTCTTGGAGATACAACACATCTAACGATAGAAAGTGTAAAGTCATTGGCTAGAAAATTAAAACGAGAATACAAAATAAAAGCACTATTTTTAGATTATCTACAGCTTATGGCCAAAACAACTGAACTTGTCAAAGAATTGGGGATGATCACACGACAGTTAAAACTTCTTGCTGTTGAACTTAAAATTCCAATTTTTCTTTTATCTCAACTGTCCCGTCAAGTAGAACATAGAGAAAATAAACGTCCATTAATGGCGGATTTAAGGGATTCAGGAGCAATCGAACAAGATGCGGATATAATTCTCTTTCTATATCGACCAGCATATTACCAGCGATATAAAAAAGGTAATTATGAAGAAGAACCAGATAAAGCTGAAAAGATGGAGGTTATAGTTGGTAAAAATCGAAATGGAAGAACTGGGATAATCGAATTAGGTTTTTTTGGGAAATATTCTCATTTCTTTGATCTTGCATTGGTGAGGTGA
- a CDS encoding single-stranded DNA-binding protein, with protein sequence MAYSFNRVILVGRLTRDPEIRMTTTGEKIANFDIAVDRGYGDNKTVDFIKIVAFNKRAEFAENYLKKGLLILIEGSLRINKWKDNNGNNRERAEIWANTLQFMESKKQQNVEIIEPEEPFGNIDEKVDLNSDDIPQFYPID encoded by the coding sequence ATGGCATATTCATTTAATAGAGTTATTTTAGTAGGAAGGCTTACGCGTGATCCTGAGATTAGAATGACAACAACAGGTGAAAAAATCGCTAATTTTGATATTGCTGTAGATAGAGGTTATGGGGATAACAAAACTGTGGATTTTATAAAAATTGTTGCATTTAATAAAAGAGCTGAATTTGCTGAAAATTACTTGAAAAAAGGATTATTGATTCTTATTGAAGGTTCTTTGAGAATAAATAAATGGAAAGATAACAATGGAAATAACAGAGAAAGAGCTGAAATATGGGCTAATACATTACAATTCATGGAATCAAAGAAACAACAAAATGTTGAGATAATTGAACCTGAAGAACCTTTTGGAAATATAGATGAAAAGGTTGATTTAAATTCAGATGATATACCACAATTTTATCCAATTGATTGA
- a CDS encoding RusA family crossover junction endodeoxyribonuclease — translation MKLKIELDCIPPSTNHAYKKRGNGYGMYMTRTAKEFKEYAAYKALKIVRKYKVNPFPNDKKFYKLHFEFHFKNRRHPDPNNLLKILIDALEGIVFENDRNIDISTTSKITGKEKTIIVWER, via the coding sequence TTGAAGCTAAAAATTGAATTGGATTGTATTCCACCATCAACAAATCATGCGTATAAAAAAAGAGGAAATGGATATGGGATGTATATGACAAGAACAGCGAAAGAATTCAAAGAATATGCAGCTTATAAGGCTTTAAAGATTGTAAGAAAGTATAAAGTTAATCCATTTCCAAATGACAAGAAATTTTATAAATTACATTTTGAATTTCATTTTAAAAATCGCAGGCATCCAGATCCAAATAATTTGTTAAAAATCCTCATTGATGCTTTGGAAGGTATTGTGTTTGAGAATGATCGAAACATAGATATATCAACAACATCTAAAATAACAGGCAAAGAAAAAACAATAATAGTTTGGGAACGATAG
- a CDS encoding sigma-70 family RNA polymerase sigma factor, translating to MNSIVDILKEVQITEEDIILILQKYKPALQKIMGKQVNLDFYDDEIHVQEKFKSDEFGKIKSFGALKIKDFNAMIKDGIPKEFVDALVIVKVVEEWLELLTTHEKKVIFWRYINHDFEKDKKYYKTISYEKIGEKLNMSKVGVYKIVKNSLRKIKRHNNI from the coding sequence ATGAATTCTATAGTTGATATTCTTAAAGAAGTGCAAATTACAGAAGAAGATATAATTTTGATACTTCAAAAGTATAAACCCGCATTGCAAAAAATTATGGGCAAACAAGTTAATCTTGATTTTTATGACGATGAAATACATGTGCAAGAAAAATTTAAAAGTGATGAATTTGGAAAAATTAAAAGTTTTGGTGCTTTAAAAATAAAAGATTTCAACGCAATGATAAAGGATGGGATTCCTAAAGAATTTGTAGATGCATTAGTAATAGTCAAAGTTGTAGAAGAGTGGTTAGAACTACTTACAACGCATGAAAAAAAAGTGATTTTTTGGAGATATATTAATCATGATTTTGAAAAAGATAAAAAATACTACAAAACAATTTCTTATGAAAAAATAGGTGAAAAACTGAATATGTCGAAAGTTGGTGTTTATAAAATTGTTAAGAATTCATTAAGGAAAATAAAAAGACACAACAATATATAG